Genomic segment of Streptomyces sp. NA02950:
CGCGCGGGGCTGGACCTCCAGGGGGCGGTCGACGCGCCCAACTGGCATCAGGAGAGCTTCCCCGGCTCCTTCCACCCGCGCTCGATGGCGGCGGGGAAGGTGGTGGTCGAGTCCCGGATCGGGGAGCCCGCGATCCGCGGACTGCGGCGCCGGGGGCACGCTGTCACGGTCGGCCCCGCCTGGTCGGAGGGGCGGCTGTGCGCGGTCGCCCGCGACCCGGAGACGGGCGTCCTGCTGGCGGCGGCCAACCCGCGCGGCGCACAGGGCTATGCGGTGGGCCGCTGAGCCACGGGTCAGCCCCGGGCGGCCGCCTCCCGCGCCTTCGCGGCGGTCCCCGCCGCGTTGTAGTCCGGGCCGACGCCGTCCACGAAGATCAGATCAGCCGGGATGTGGTCGGTCCGCAGCGGCAGGATCTCCTGGTACGCGGGCGATTCGTACCAGGCGCGGACCTGGGCCCTGTCGGGGAACTCGATCAGCACCACATGTCCCGGCCAGCTGCCCTCCACCACCTCCACCTCGGCGCCGTGGATGACGAAGCGGCCGCCGAAGGGGTCCATGGTGGCCTGGATACGCTCCATGTACGCGAAGACGTCGGCGTGCGAGCTGCCGGCGTGCAGATGGGCGAGGGCATAGGCGGTCATCGTTCCTCCAAGGTGCCGGCCGGGGCCCGGGGCGTCCCCGGCTGATGTCCACCACCCTGCCGCGCCCCGCGAGCACGGTCGATTACCCGCGACGTAAGGCAGCAGCCGGGCCCCGCCCTCAGTCGGCGATGCCCAGGTCCTCCCGCATGATCCGCCGCATCTCCGACAGCCGCGGCTCGGCGTCCTGGAGCCCACGGGAGGCGGCCCATACCCGTTCGGGGACGATCATCCGCGCCTCGGCGCAGCGGTCCCGGTAGTCGCGCCGGGCCTCCTCGACCTGGGCCCGGCCCTCGTCGGTGCGGACACCGTCCCGGATCCGGTGCAGCGTGTCCTTGAGCAGGGTGTGGAACTGCCGGGAGGCCCGGTTCATCCCCGTGTACGCGGCCCGGCGTTCCTCCTCGCGCCGCCGTCGTCGTTCCTCGGCCCGCGCCCGGTCCAGGCGTTGGCGGGCGGTGAGGCGTTGGTGGAGCAGGGGTGCGAAGAGGGTGCCGAGCACACCGGCCACTGCGGTGATCATCGCTGCTATGACGGCGGACATCCGCCGGATACCAACCGTTGTCACACGGTCGGCCAGGGGTATTACCCTGCCGCTCATGGCAGTTTCGCCGTCCGCCACGCGAGCCGATCGCGCCGACGACGTCCTCGTCCTCGCCCGGCTCTCCGCCAAGCGCGGCGCGGTCCGGGCGATCCTGGACTGGCTCACCCGGCGCACCGGCGGTCTCGCCGTGCTCGCCGGGTCCGACGGGTCCGTACTGGCCGCGCCGGGCGGGACACCGGATCCCGCCGCCTCGCCGTCGGCCGCGTCCGCCGCCACCGCCGCGGTCGAGCTGCACCGGCGGGGCGCGCCGTCCGCCGTGCTGGGCGGGGACGGGGCGCATCCGGTGCATCTGGTCGCGCTCGGCCCCGGGCCCGGTGCGGATACGGACGGGGCGGCCGGTGACGCGGCGGGGGTCGTGTATCTCGCCGTGGTCCGGCCCGACGATCCGCGCTGCGGGGTGCTGCTCGCCGACGCCTCGCGCACCCTCGCCCTGTGCTGGCGGCTGGAGGAGGCGGAGCGGGCGCGCCGCCGGGTCGAGTCGGCAGAGGTGCACAGCCGGGAGGCGGTGCTGCATCTGCTGATGGTCGGCAGTGTGCCCGCGGCGCAGCGGATCGCCGGGGCGCTGCGCCCGGCGCTGCCCGCCGTGGCGCAGGTGTACGTGATCGAGTGCCCCAGCAGCCGGCGGCACGAGATAGCCGTCCGGATCGACCGTACGGCGCGGGGGCGGGCCTGGATCGTGCCGTGCCCGGTGCGCCCCCACCACCTGATCGCGCTGGTGCCGAGCGAGGAGGACCCCGGGCCCCGGGACCGGGACCCCGGCCCCGACCGGCTGGACCGGCTGATCGCCCGGGACGTACCGGAGTGCCGGGTCGGGGTGAGCGCCGAGGTCGCGCTGCGGGACACCCCGGCCGGCTACGAGCAGGCGTTCCACGCCCTGGCGGTGGCCCGTGACGCACCCGAGCGGTGCGCCAGCTTCGGCGGCCACACCGATGTCACCGTGCTGGCCGGTCCCGAGGGCCGCACCTGGGCGGACGAGCTGCTGGGGCCCTGTCTGCGGTACGCGCCGACCCGCCGGGCCGACCCGGGTCCGCGGGAGCTGCTGGACACCCTCGGCTCCTGGCTGAGCTTCGGCGGTGCGGCCAGCCGCCATCTGAAGATCCACCGCAATACGCTCGCCGCGCGGGTGCGCCATCTGGACGGGCTGCTCGGGCTGGACGTCAGCCGCCGTCTGGCGAGCCAGTCGGCGGCCTGGCTCGCGCTGCGGCTGCACACCGCGCCGTGGACGGCGGGGGCGGTGGACGCGGCGACGGTGGACCGCGCCGCCACCCTGGACGCCCTGCTGGCCACGCCCGCCGCCGAGATCTGGGCGCGGACCCAGTTGCGCCCGCTGGAGCAGGCCCGGGTGACGGCCGGACAGGAGACCGTACGCGCCTGGCTGCAAGCCGACGCCCGGCTGCCCGCGACC
This window contains:
- a CDS encoding DUF1330 domain-containing protein; protein product: MTAYALAHLHAGSSHADVFAYMERIQATMDPFGGRFVIHGAEVEVVEGSWPGHVVLIEFPDRAQVRAWYESPAYQEILPLRTDHIPADLIFVDGVGPDYNAAGTAAKAREAAARG
- a CDS encoding helix-turn-helix domain-containing protein, with product MAVSPSATRADRADDVLVLARLSAKRGAVRAILDWLTRRTGGLAVLAGSDGSVLAAPGGTPDPAASPSAASAATAAVELHRRGAPSAVLGGDGAHPVHLVALGPGPGADTDGAAGDAAGVVYLAVVRPDDPRCGVLLADASRTLALCWRLEEAERARRRVESAEVHSREAVLHLLMVGSVPAAQRIAGALRPALPAVAQVYVIECPSSRRHEIAVRIDRTARGRAWIVPCPVRPHHLIALVPSEEDPGPRDRDPGPDRLDRLIARDVPECRVGVSAEVALRDTPAGYEQAFHALAVARDAPERCASFGGHTDVTVLAGPEGRTWADELLGPCLRYAPTRRADPGPRELLDTLGSWLSFGGAASRHLKIHRNTLAARVRHLDGLLGLDVSRRLASQSAAWLALRLHTAPWTAGAVDAATVDRAATLDALLATPAAEIWARTQLRPLEQARVTAGQETVRAWLQADARLPATASALGISLPGARKRLAKAEDALGRSLLRAPSAKYELWLAMRALGTL